A portion of the Halobacillus ihumii genome contains these proteins:
- a CDS encoding helix-turn-helix transcriptional regulator, producing the protein MRNWLVQLRKERNLTQQQVAKGAYIDRAYYAQIETGSRNPSIAVASQIASFLHVNPSLFFSEHLSEPFKLALLHSPIIVAHCDLELKYTWMFNPNPDFDTRTIIGKRDDYNGTNKGIAELMQFKRNIIKTKDTLRRRIHFPVSDDIVEYYVFGQPLYDSEGRILGAATTSTALLP; encoded by the coding sequence ATGAGAAATTGGCTGGTTCAACTAAGGAAAGAAAGAAATCTAACACAACAACAAGTAGCTAAAGGGGCTTATATAGACAGGGCTTATTATGCACAAATTGAGACAGGGTCCAGGAACCCCAGTATCGCAGTTGCTTCACAAATTGCAAGTTTTCTTCATGTGAATCCGTCTTTATTTTTCTCTGAACATTTAAGCGAACCATTTAAACTGGCACTTCTTCATTCCCCTATTATCGTGGCACATTGTGACCTTGAATTGAAATATACTTGGATGTTTAATCCCAACCCAGACTTTGACACAAGGACCATTATTGGAAAAAGAGATGATTATAATGGAACAAACAAAGGGATTGCCGAGCTTATGCAGTTTAAGCGTAACATAATAAAAACAAAAGACACGCTTCGCAGGCGCATTCATTTCCCTGTATCTGATGACATTGTAGAATATTATGTTTTCGGCCAGCCCTTATATGATAGCGAAGGACGGATACTTGGCGCAGCAACAACTTCTACTGCACTATTACCTTAA
- a CDS encoding ring-cleaving dioxygenase — protein sequence MNIKGIHHVSAITANAKKNYDFYTNVLGMRLIKKTVNQDDNSMYHLFYADEKGNPGTDLTFFELPRAGTTYPGTHSISTTSLRVKDDRALDYWKERFDQYGVEYSPIKELMNRKTLPFRDPEGQRLTLVSDENNEGVAPGVAWDQSPVPQQVGINGLGPVHLTVADAAPTAKVLTDILGFRKVGTIDNRLVFETGEGGAGAEVHIEVNSELPRERPGRGSVHHVAFRVEDEAELAKWEDKIKRAGFPNSGLVDRFYFKSLYFREPNHILFELATDGPGFTTDEDEKHLGESLALPPFLEHKREDIESKLVPLDTLNQ from the coding sequence GTGAATATTAAAGGAATTCATCATGTATCAGCCATTACAGCCAACGCTAAGAAAAATTACGATTTCTATACAAATGTTTTAGGCATGCGACTCATTAAAAAAACAGTAAATCAGGACGACAACTCTATGTATCACTTGTTTTACGCTGATGAAAAGGGGAATCCCGGTACAGACTTAACCTTTTTTGAGTTACCACGAGCTGGAACGACTTACCCTGGTACTCATAGTATTTCTACTACTTCATTAAGGGTGAAAGATGACAGGGCTTTAGATTATTGGAAGGAGCGCTTTGACCAATACGGAGTAGAATACAGTCCGATCAAAGAACTCATGAACAGGAAGACCTTGCCCTTCCGTGATCCCGAAGGCCAGCGGCTAACACTCGTCTCAGATGAAAATAATGAAGGGGTGGCGCCTGGAGTGGCTTGGGACCAATCTCCAGTACCACAGCAAGTAGGAATTAACGGACTTGGCCCTGTCCATCTAACCGTTGCCGATGCTGCTCCTACAGCAAAAGTCCTGACTGATATCCTCGGATTCCGTAAAGTTGGAACCATTGATAATCGCCTCGTGTTTGAAACAGGGGAAGGCGGTGCGGGAGCTGAAGTCCATATCGAGGTTAATTCTGAATTGCCTCGTGAACGCCCTGGTAGAGGCAGCGTGCATCATGTTGCTTTCCGTGTCGAGGACGAAGCAGAGCTCGCTAAATGGGAAGATAAAATCAAACGTGCCGGTTTCCCTAATTCAGGACTAGTGGACCGTTTTTATTTTAAATCTCTATATTTCAGGGAGCCAAACCACATTCTATTCGAGCTGGCAACAGATGGCCCGGGATTTACTACAGATGAAGATGAGAAGCATTTAGGTGAAAGCTTAGCTCTTCCTCCTTTTCTTGAGCATAAACGTGAGGATATCGAATCAAAATTAGTTCCTCTCGATACTTTAAATCAATAA
- the helD gene encoding RNA polymerase recycling motor HelD, producing MTRDGNDWGIERKRLADVLEVIDSKKEQLLQNTTSLKEDIIDLRKKFWDDVTINFDEVDDAVETYASIKQQSELLSERERSHGHYHKNKQLLERMEETPYFGRIDFNENGEGQEKIYIGVSSLMDEKEEFFLVYDWRAPVSSMYYDFEPGPAHYLTPSGTVKGEIELKRQYVIENGQLTGMFNTGITIGDSLLQKVLGDKASSQMKSIVATIQKEQNAIIRNESSRLLLVQGVAGSGKTSAAMQRVAYLLYRYRKQINADQILLFSPNQMFSSYVAAVLPELGEEPMQQSTFQEYVSKRLDSEFTLQAPFKQLEESLVTKAGGSVPNDQEAVDFKSSVGYKEMIDHYLTELSAHGMKFRNLKFRGELRITAEDIKEYFYQLDPSMKMANRVDLVKGWLLSKLKKLEKEEQMKDWAEEEAGLLSKEEYHQAFQQLDHVHNFNEETFDDFEKEEMLLRKWVVKRRVDSLRKQIANYQFIHVRKIYSGLFRDFSNQNYKLPKCWETICERTIRNLQQRYLPVEDQTPYLYLKDQLEGKKVNTSIRYVFMDEAQDYTIFQFHYIKELFPQAQFTLLGDKHQAIYSHNHGQKTTLDEQVHDGGATKMELSRSYRSTKPIVDFTKWLLQDGAKIEAFNRDGQLPRLWKIEKQPEIKKAIIEVVINRQKEGHKTIAILCYSLEESKSAYELVGEELGASLIYKETQSFQEGVLILPVYLAKGIEFDGVVVYNAANPGYQVEGGHLMLYTACTRAMHELDVFYKNDCPILSEIPKELYIKKETAAL from the coding sequence ATGACTCGTGATGGTAACGATTGGGGTATCGAGCGAAAAAGACTTGCCGATGTGCTTGAGGTGATCGATTCTAAGAAAGAACAATTATTGCAAAATACAACATCACTAAAAGAAGATATTATAGACCTTCGAAAGAAATTCTGGGATGATGTGACAATCAATTTTGATGAGGTTGATGATGCTGTAGAAACCTATGCAAGCATTAAACAGCAATCGGAGCTTTTGTCAGAAAGGGAACGAAGCCATGGTCACTATCATAAAAACAAGCAGCTTTTGGAACGTATGGAGGAAACTCCGTATTTCGGACGAATTGATTTTAATGAGAATGGGGAGGGACAAGAAAAGATCTATATAGGAGTTTCTTCACTCATGGATGAGAAAGAAGAATTTTTTCTTGTTTATGACTGGCGTGCGCCTGTTTCAAGTATGTACTACGACTTTGAACCTGGTCCGGCTCATTACCTTACCCCCTCCGGCACTGTTAAAGGTGAAATCGAATTAAAGAGACAGTATGTAATAGAGAACGGTCAGTTAACAGGCATGTTTAATACCGGGATTACCATTGGGGACTCATTGCTGCAAAAAGTTCTCGGAGACAAGGCCAGTTCTCAAATGAAAAGTATCGTCGCTACGATACAGAAAGAACAGAATGCGATTATTAGAAATGAAAGCAGCCGGCTCTTGCTTGTTCAAGGGGTGGCCGGGAGCGGGAAAACATCAGCAGCCATGCAAAGGGTGGCTTATTTACTGTATCGATATCGCAAGCAGATCAATGCAGATCAAATCTTACTGTTTTCTCCGAACCAAATGTTTTCCAGTTACGTGGCTGCAGTGCTGCCAGAACTAGGTGAAGAACCCATGCAGCAGTCAACATTTCAGGAGTATGTTTCCAAACGTCTGGATAGTGAATTTACTTTACAGGCGCCTTTCAAACAACTTGAAGAATCTTTAGTTACAAAGGCTGGTGGCTCCGTGCCAAATGATCAAGAGGCTGTGGATTTTAAATCAAGTGTTGGCTATAAAGAAATGATCGATCATTACTTGACGGAGCTATCTGCACACGGCATGAAATTTAGAAATCTCAAGTTTCGAGGAGAGCTTCGGATCACCGCTGAGGATATTAAAGAGTATTTTTATCAGTTGGATCCTTCAATGAAGATGGCCAACAGAGTAGACCTCGTAAAAGGTTGGCTGTTGAGCAAACTGAAAAAGTTAGAGAAAGAAGAGCAAATGAAGGATTGGGCAGAGGAAGAGGCCGGGCTGCTTAGTAAAGAAGAATACCACCAAGCCTTTCAACAGCTTGACCACGTTCATAACTTTAATGAGGAGACCTTCGATGATTTTGAAAAAGAGGAAATGCTGCTTAGAAAATGGGTGGTCAAACGCAGGGTTGATTCTTTAAGAAAACAGATTGCAAACTACCAGTTTATTCATGTGAGGAAGATTTACAGCGGACTGTTCCGTGACTTTTCTAATCAAAATTATAAGCTTCCTAAATGCTGGGAGACAATATGTGAGCGTACCATACGAAACTTGCAGCAGCGCTATCTCCCTGTTGAAGATCAAACTCCATATTTATACTTAAAAGACCAGCTGGAAGGGAAAAAAGTTAATACGTCGATCCGTTATGTGTTTATGGATGAAGCCCAAGATTACACGATCTTTCAGTTTCATTATATTAAAGAGCTGTTCCCACAGGCACAGTTCACACTTTTAGGCGACAAACATCAGGCCATATATTCTCATAACCATGGGCAAAAAACCACTTTGGATGAGCAGGTACATGATGGAGGAGCAACAAAAATGGAGTTGTCCAGGAGTTATCGTTCAACAAAACCTATTGTTGATTTTACGAAATGGTTATTGCAAGATGGCGCGAAGATTGAAGCCTTTAATCGAGATGGGCAGCTGCCGAGGCTCTGGAAGATCGAAAAGCAGCCGGAAATTAAAAAGGCGATCATTGAGGTTGTAATTAATCGGCAAAAAGAAGGCCATAAAACGATTGCTATACTTTGTTATTCGCTGGAGGAAAGCAAATCAGCGTATGAGTTAGTAGGAGAAGAACTAGGTGCATCGTTAATTTATAAAGAAACACAATCCTTTCAAGAAGGTGTGCTTATTCTGCCAGTTTATTTAGCCAAAGGAATTGAGTTCGATGGAGTGGTCGTTTACAATGCTGCAAATCCAGGTTATCAAGTCGAAGGCGGGCATTTAATGTTATATACGGCTTGCACAAGAGCTATGCATGAACTGGATGTTTTTTATAAAAATGATTGTCCGATTCTTTCAGAAATTCCCAAGGAGCTTTATATAAAAAAAGAAACCGCTGCTCTTTAA
- a CDS encoding YpmS family protein: MLKRWFLKNKWRSSFFILAVINLGIVVWILSLIFLPTSYTLVNVQPEEETSDAEFTIVSTKQNLEQLANEYLSELSTQTVFDYSISLDRNVTLVGNIKAFEQTIPIKMELTPVVQENGDLILEQEKISLGKLPLPNKKVLEFVADNYKLPEWVRVHPNEESIYLAVTQMDTASNFNVAVDRFNLSANQLAFRISVPRETFDIAQVIAEQKLQQ, from the coding sequence ATGTTAAAAAGATGGTTTCTTAAAAATAAATGGAGGTCCTCATTCTTCATATTAGCTGTCATCAACTTGGGCATAGTTGTTTGGATATTATCTTTAATTTTTCTTCCCACCTCATATACGCTTGTTAATGTTCAGCCGGAGGAAGAGACTTCAGATGCAGAATTTACAATTGTTTCGACTAAACAAAACCTGGAGCAGTTAGCCAACGAGTATTTAAGTGAACTATCGACACAAACAGTATTTGATTATTCAATTTCTTTGGACCGAAACGTTACGCTCGTAGGGAACATTAAAGCATTCGAACAGACTATCCCTATTAAAATGGAACTAACTCCTGTCGTTCAAGAAAACGGGGACCTCATCCTGGAGCAGGAAAAAATTTCACTTGGGAAACTCCCCCTGCCAAATAAAAAAGTCCTGGAGTTTGTCGCCGACAATTATAAACTGCCGGAATGGGTAAGAGTTCACCCCAATGAAGAAAGTATATATCTGGCGGTTACACAAATGGATACAGCCTCAAACTTCAATGTTGCAGTAGATCGCTTTAACTTAAGTGCTAATCAACTAGCCTTTCGGATTTCCGTTCCACGCGAGACCTTCGACATAGCCCAAGTTATCGCCGAACAAAAGCTGCAGCAATAA
- a CDS encoding M4 family metallopeptidase yields MASVVIGSSLVSGGTFVSAETDSAVQEAKVNAPHFVKKNFDASKVVSEKAVKQFFKENSEKFGVNPNKDLKFIEAKKDELGMTHYTYQPMVENIPVANSEVIVHTDESGTVTSVNGEFHKDAPEKIKQDRQVKKKDSIEIAWEHIDVEKDTADKVKQTAKGETFETLTETSNLVVYHEDGDYQLAYHVELQFSQPYPANWQLYVNAESGDVIKAANVVKEATGTGTGVLGDTKSLNTYYTNSTYYLFDITKPMNGVIETFTANQGQYLPGNYVTDAGNNFFSEQQKAAVDAHYYAGEVFDYYYNKFGRVSYDNQGADIRSTVHYGSNYNNAAWTGNQMIYGDGDGTTFTYLSGADDVVAHELTHAVTDTTAGLIYENQSGALNESFSDVFGYFVDSEDWLMGEDVYTPGRSGDALRSLSNPNAYNQPDHMNEYQDLPNTREGDWGGVHINSGIPNKAAYYTINSLGISQSEQIYYRALTVYLTPSSDFSYTKAALEQSAQDLYGAQAANAVTQAWNNVGVY; encoded by the coding sequence ATGGCATCTGTTGTCATAGGTTCTAGTTTAGTGTCGGGTGGGACGTTTGTAAGTGCGGAAACTGATTCTGCAGTGCAGGAAGCAAAGGTCAATGCCCCCCATTTTGTGAAGAAGAACTTTGATGCATCTAAGGTCGTGTCTGAAAAAGCTGTCAAGCAATTCTTTAAAGAGAATTCTGAGAAATTTGGGGTCAACCCGAATAAAGACTTGAAGTTTATTGAGGCGAAGAAAGACGAGCTGGGCATGACACACTATACATACCAGCCAATGGTAGAAAATATTCCTGTTGCTAATTCCGAAGTCATTGTACATACGGACGAGTCTGGAACAGTAACATCAGTGAATGGTGAATTTCATAAAGATGCCCCGGAGAAGATTAAACAGGATCGTCAAGTGAAAAAGAAAGACTCTATTGAAATAGCCTGGGAACATATTGATGTAGAAAAAGATACAGCTGACAAAGTAAAGCAAACGGCAAAAGGAGAAACGTTTGAGACTTTAACGGAGACTAGTAATCTAGTCGTCTATCATGAAGATGGTGACTATCAATTGGCTTATCACGTAGAGCTGCAATTCTCTCAGCCATATCCTGCGAACTGGCAACTGTATGTTAACGCAGAGTCTGGGGATGTGATTAAAGCTGCCAACGTCGTAAAGGAAGCAACTGGGACGGGCACCGGTGTTCTTGGTGATACTAAATCTTTAAACACATATTATACAAACAGCACATATTATTTATTCGATATTACCAAACCAATGAATGGTGTAATTGAAACATTTACGGCTAACCAGGGACAATACTTGCCTGGGAATTATGTAACGGATGCTGGAAACAACTTTTTTAGTGAACAGCAAAAAGCGGCTGTCGATGCCCACTATTATGCAGGAGAAGTATTTGACTATTACTATAACAAGTTCGGGCGTGTAAGTTATGACAACCAGGGTGCAGATATCCGTTCAACTGTACATTATGGTTCAAATTACAATAATGCAGCCTGGACAGGCAATCAAATGATTTATGGTGATGGAGATGGTACAACATTTACGTATCTATCTGGTGCCGATGACGTGGTAGCCCATGAGTTGACTCATGCTGTGACAGATACCACGGCCGGATTGATTTATGAAAATCAATCGGGTGCTCTGAATGAATCATTTTCTGATGTATTCGGGTACTTTGTAGACTCCGAAGATTGGTTGATGGGTGAAGATGTATATACGCCTGGTCGCTCTGGTGATGCATTGCGTTCTCTTTCTAATCCAAACGCTTATAATCAACCTGATCATATGAATGAATATCAAGATTTACCGAATACGCGTGAAGGTGATTGGGGCGGAGTCCATATTAATAGTGGAATTCCGAACAAAGCTGCATATTATACCATTAATAGCTTAGGTATTTCTCAATCCGAGCAAATTTATTATCGAGCGTTAACGGTTTACCTTACTCCAAGCAGTGACTTCTCCTATACAAAAGCAGCTTTAGAACAATCTGCCCAAGATCTTTATGGAGCACAGGCTGCCAATGCAGTTACCCAAGCATGGAATAATGTAGGAGTTTATTGA
- a CDS encoding SGNH/GDSL hydrolase family protein: MKKIKWLAIVILSLIFLTLILASFINQPESSSIPNKSQTPNEEKQTEKEKPVPKEKEHDQKPTEEEGTLSEGLREVFSSVIEGAKHLFVEEDLKIVAIGDSLTQGVGDRTDNGGYVGILEETLNSNIEGEDINIENYGKRGNRTDQLLKRMEKEEMASSIKEADIVLITIGANDMMKVVKNNFTSLNYEDFAAEQAGYEKRLHEIMQRIEELNPDVPYYLIGLYNPFSKYFENIPELTQIINEWNRIGKEVVSEYDQAVFIPIKDIFVGNLEEYLWKQDHFHPNEKGYKQIAKRVLEVIKPEIEK, from the coding sequence ATGAAAAAAATAAAGTGGTTGGCCATTGTTATCCTTTCACTAATCTTTCTGACTTTGATTCTCGCCTCTTTTATCAATCAACCTGAAAGTTCGTCTATTCCAAACAAAAGTCAAACACCCAACGAAGAGAAACAAACAGAAAAAGAAAAGCCTGTTCCTAAAGAAAAAGAACACGATCAAAAGCCTACCGAAGAAGAAGGGACTTTAAGCGAAGGGTTACGCGAAGTTTTTTCCAGTGTGATCGAAGGAGCTAAACACCTTTTTGTGGAAGAAGACCTAAAAATCGTTGCAATAGGTGATTCACTAACACAGGGGGTTGGCGACCGCACAGATAACGGCGGATATGTAGGTATATTGGAAGAGACACTTAACAGTAACATAGAAGGCGAAGATATTAATATTGAAAATTACGGTAAGCGCGGTAACCGTACCGATCAGCTGCTCAAGAGGATGGAAAAAGAGGAAATGGCTTCTTCTATTAAAGAAGCTGACATTGTATTAATTACAATTGGCGCCAATGATATGATGAAAGTCGTAAAAAACAACTTCACAAGCTTGAACTACGAGGATTTTGCAGCAGAGCAAGCTGGATACGAAAAACGTCTTCATGAAATTATGCAGCGTATTGAAGAATTGAATCCTGATGTTCCCTATTACCTTATTGGACTTTATAATCCTTTCTCTAAATATTTTGAGAACATCCCCGAACTTACGCAAATCATTAATGAGTGGAATCGTATTGGTAAAGAGGTGGTTTCAGAATATGATCAGGCTGTCTTTATTCCAATTAAGGATATCTTTGTCGGTAATCTAGAGGAATACTTATGGAAACAAGACCATTTTCATCCCAATGAAAAAGGTTACAAACAGATAGCTAAACGGGTTCTCGAAGTCATCAAACCCGAAATTGAGAAATAA
- the sda gene encoding sporulation histidine kinase inhibitor Sda, which produces MNLEQLPIRILKVTHKRAIELELDEEFINLIESELSKREFERKVRLDSIKP; this is translated from the coding sequence TTGAATTTAGAGCAGTTACCTATACGTATACTTAAAGTAACCCATAAGAGAGCCATTGAACTAGAGTTAGATGAAGAATTCATCAATCTTATTGAGAGTGAATTATCTAAAAGAGAGTTCGAACGAAAAGTACGTCTTGATAGCATTAAACCGTAG
- a CDS encoding trimeric intracellular cation channel family protein produces the protein MSFEILTIIAVSAFAFSGAIVALSERYDIFGTFMLGIATPFAGGIIRNIAMDIPVVHVWEQGYLFYVAFFTIVVVYFFPKGWVMFWDRWNVYLDAIGLSAFALQGAAFAIEQNFPLGGIIFAAIITGVGGGMTRDVLAQRRPMVLHQEIYAVWAMAVGLIVGLELVDLGNVWQKYTLFGMVFGCRILSYHSGWHLRFRDLYRL, from the coding sequence GTGTCTTTTGAAATATTAACGATTATAGCTGTCAGCGCGTTTGCTTTTAGCGGAGCCATTGTGGCTTTGAGTGAGCGGTATGATATATTTGGTACGTTTATGTTAGGTATTGCCACTCCTTTTGCGGGAGGGATTATTAGAAATATAGCCATGGATATTCCGGTTGTTCATGTTTGGGAGCAGGGTTATCTGTTTTATGTCGCCTTTTTCACGATTGTAGTAGTCTACTTTTTTCCAAAAGGCTGGGTGATGTTCTGGGACCGCTGGAACGTTTATCTGGATGCAATAGGGTTATCGGCTTTTGCCTTGCAAGGTGCGGCTTTCGCCATTGAGCAGAACTTTCCGCTTGGAGGTATCATCTTTGCAGCGATCATAACTGGGGTTGGGGGAGGAATGACGAGAGATGTGCTTGCCCAAAGAAGACCCATGGTGCTTCATCAGGAGATTTATGCTGTATGGGCAATGGCGGTTGGCCTTATCGTTGGACTGGAATTAGTGGATCTTGGGAACGTGTGGCAGAAATATACTTTATTCGGGATGGTATTTGGCTGCCGCATTCTTTCCTATCACTCGGGCTGGCATTTACGGTTTCGTGATTTATATCGCTTATAG
- the cysK gene encoding cysteine synthase A — protein sequence MQVVHNIADLIGNTPLVKLNRIVPEDGASIYLKLEMQNPSGSVKDRAAYNMIIQAEEDGHLKEGSTIIEPTSGNTGIGIAMNAAARGYRSILVMPDTMTQERINLLKAYGAEIFLTPGDEKMPGAIAKAKELVEEIDGAFMPMQFENEANPDAHRNSTATEIIEAMNEIGKPLTAFVSTAGTGGTITGTGEELKQHYSGLTIHAAEPSGSPVLSGGEPGKHKLVGTSPGFIPDILNVNIMDEIFQVTDEDAYDVTRRLAREEGLLLGTSSGAACWAALEVAKRKNPEDVIVVIAPDTGERYLSGDLFRY from the coding sequence ATGCAAGTTGTTCATAATATTGCTGATTTAATCGGAAATACTCCGCTTGTAAAACTTAACCGTATAGTTCCAGAGGATGGGGCATCTATTTACCTAAAATTAGAAATGCAAAACCCCAGCGGCAGTGTAAAAGACAGAGCTGCTTACAATATGATCATTCAGGCTGAGGAAGATGGCCACCTAAAAGAAGGGTCCACCATTATTGAACCAACCAGCGGCAATACGGGAATTGGAATTGCCATGAACGCCGCCGCACGTGGATATCGTTCCATTTTAGTCATGCCCGATACGATGACTCAGGAGCGTATCAACTTATTAAAAGCTTATGGGGCAGAAATCTTTTTAACACCGGGTGACGAAAAAATGCCTGGAGCAATCGCTAAGGCTAAAGAGCTTGTTGAAGAAATTGACGGCGCTTTTATGCCAATGCAGTTTGAAAACGAAGCAAACCCCGATGCCCACAGAAATTCGACAGCAACGGAGATCATTGAGGCCATGAATGAAATTGGCAAGCCCCTTACTGCATTTGTCTCGACAGCAGGAACTGGCGGAACGATAACCGGTACAGGCGAAGAGTTAAAACAACACTATAGCGGCTTGACGATTCACGCTGCGGAGCCTTCAGGTTCCCCTGTACTATCGGGCGGAGAACCGGGTAAACATAAACTTGTCGGGACAAGCCCCGGTTTCATCCCTGACATCTTGAACGTGAACATCATGGATGAGATTTTCCAGGTAACAGATGAAGATGCTTATGACGTTACCCGGCGGCTGGCGCGTGAAGAAGGGCTGCTCCTAGGAACTTCAAGCGGTGCAGCTTGCTGGGCAGCACTGGAAGTTGCTAAAAGGAAAAACCCTGAAGATGTAATCGTAGTTATCGCACCTGATACAGGTGAACGATACTTATCAGGTGACCTTTTCCGTTATTAA
- a CDS encoding aconitate hydratase: protein MGYNVTQKLIKDHLVEGEMKPGAEIGLKIDQTLTQDATGTMVMLELEAMGIDRAKTEASAQYVDHNLIQEDSKNPDDHLFLESAAKKFGLHFSRPGNGVSHPVHMQRLAKPGQTLLGSDSHTCANGCMGMLAMGAGGIDVAMAIAGEPFYVKMPKVWGVKVTGEFPDWVSAKDAILEMLRRHGVKGGVNHVFEYYGPGLKNLTAMDRHVIANMGAELGATGTVFPSDDETKRYMKLQGREDDWIELKADDDAKYDVQDEINLSELEPMIAKPSSPGNVVTVREVEGEPIYQSYIGSSANPGYRDFAIVSKIVEGKHIADGLSFDLNPTSRQMLIDLSEQGHIANFLQAGARLHQAGCNGCIGMGQAPATGRNSLRTTPRNFPGRSGTKEDSVFLCSPETAAVSALKGKITDPRNAGFEFPKVQELDKPTIDTQLLDKPLTPEQSAKEELVKGPNIASIPKMDELPNELELPILLKVGDDISTDEILAGGARVLPFRSNLPEISKFTFEIVDETYYDRAMKQREEGGHVIVGGTNYGQGSSREHAALAPRYLGLRVAIVKDFARIHWQNLVNFGILPLTFVNEKDHEGLEQGDVLIFKDLRNAIHKGNEVDVAVKGKDKIIKAEHALSKRQLEMMESGGLVNWVKDRLNA from the coding sequence GTGGGGTATAATGTCACACAAAAGTTAATTAAAGATCATTTAGTTGAAGGTGAAATGAAACCAGGGGCAGAAATTGGTTTGAAAATTGATCAGACCTTAACACAGGATGCTACAGGAACCATGGTTATGCTGGAGTTGGAGGCAATGGGAATTGATCGTGCGAAAACAGAGGCTTCCGCTCAATATGTTGACCATAACCTAATTCAGGAAGATAGTAAAAACCCTGACGATCACCTGTTCTTAGAAAGTGCTGCAAAAAAATTCGGCCTGCACTTTAGCCGCCCGGGAAACGGGGTAAGTCACCCAGTCCATATGCAGCGTCTAGCCAAGCCGGGCCAAACACTGCTTGGCTCGGACAGTCATACATGTGCGAACGGCTGTATGGGGATGCTTGCGATGGGTGCAGGTGGTATTGATGTAGCCATGGCAATTGCAGGTGAACCTTTTTATGTAAAAATGCCTAAAGTCTGGGGTGTGAAAGTTACCGGAGAATTCCCGGATTGGGTAAGTGCTAAGGATGCAATTTTAGAAATGCTGAGACGCCACGGAGTAAAAGGCGGAGTCAATCATGTGTTTGAATATTATGGTCCAGGACTTAAGAATTTAACCGCAATGGATCGTCACGTTATTGCCAATATGGGGGCAGAGCTAGGAGCAACAGGAACTGTTTTTCCTTCTGATGATGAAACGAAGCGCTATATGAAGCTGCAAGGCCGTGAAGACGATTGGATTGAGCTAAAAGCTGATGATGATGCGAAGTACGATGTTCAGGATGAAATTAATCTTTCAGAACTCGAGCCTATGATTGCGAAACCTTCCAGCCCTGGTAATGTGGTTACTGTAAGGGAGGTAGAAGGTGAACCGATTTACCAATCTTATATTGGGTCATCAGCTAATCCGGGCTACCGTGATTTTGCCATTGTCTCAAAAATCGTTGAAGGTAAACATATTGCAGATGGGTTGTCATTTGATTTAAACCCTACTTCTAGACAGATGCTGATTGATTTGTCTGAGCAAGGCCATATCGCAAACTTTCTGCAGGCAGGAGCTCGCTTACATCAGGCTGGATGTAATGGATGTATCGGTATGGGGCAGGCGCCGGCAACCGGAAGAAATAGCTTAAGAACGACACCTAGGAACTTTCCAGGGCGTTCCGGCACAAAAGAAGATAGTGTATTCTTATGTAGTCCGGAAACGGCTGCTGTATCTGCATTAAAAGGAAAAATAACAGATCCTCGAAATGCTGGATTTGAATTTCCGAAAGTACAGGAACTTGATAAACCTACCATTGATACACAGCTCCTCGATAAGCCGTTAACACCGGAACAATCTGCCAAAGAAGAGCTTGTGAAGGGACCGAATATTGCTTCTATACCTAAGATGGATGAACTTCCGAATGAGCTGGAATTACCGATCTTACTTAAAGTAGGGGATGACATTTCAACAGATGAAATTTTAGCAGGAGGAGCCAGAGTGCTTCCATTTAGGAGTAATCTGCCTGAGATTAGCAAATTCACCTTTGAAATTGTAGATGAAACGTATTATGACAGAGCAATGAAGCAGCGGGAAGAAGGAGGCCATGTCATTGTTGGTGGAACTAACTATGGTCAGGGCTCAAGTCGTGAACATGCTGCGTTAGCTCCGAGGTATCTCGGGTTGAGAGTGGCTATTGTAAAAGATTTTGCTCGTATTCACTGGCAGAACTTAGTTAACTTTGGTATTCTTCCGCTGACCTTTGTTAATGAAAAAGATCATGAAGGTCTTGAGCAAGGAGATGTATTAATCTTTAAAGACCTTCGAAATGCGATCCACAAAGGAAATGAGGTCGATGTGGCCGTAAAAGGCAAAGATAAGATCATTAAAGCTGAACATGCTCTTTCTAAACGTCAACTTGAAATGATGGAATCAGGTGGATTAGTCAACTGGGTAAAAGATCGTTTAAACGCATAA